Within Synechococcus sp. NB0720_010, the genomic segment CGGGCTGAGGCGATGCTGCAGCAAAGCCGCTTTCGCCTTGAGCAGGCCGATGCCCTGCGATTAAGCCAGCAACGGCGGCTGAGCAACTTGGTCAATGCCCCCTTCCAGATCACGCTCGAGGCGAGCGAGGCCGTTCGCCTGCAGCCGCCCTGGCCCCTGGATCTTCAGCAGACCATTGTCCGCGGCTTCCAGGACAACCCCCAGCTCGAAGCGTTGCAATCGGCGCGTACAGCCTTGCTGCGTCAGGCGGATCGCCGGGCCGCTGAATTGCTGCCGCGGTTGGGGTTGTTTGCGACGGGCGGCTATCTGGCTGCCCAAACCACCGCCCCTTTGGTGGATCTGCAGGGGTGCTGCAAAGGGCCGGCCTATATCCCTGGACTCAATGGGGAGAGTGGGGAATGGGCCGCTGGGGTCATGCTCAATTGGCGTCTCTTTGATGCCGGGATCACCTCGGGGGCGGTTGCTGCCAGCCGAGCGGCGGCGGAGCGGACCTTGCAGGCGGAGGCCACAGAGCGCAATGCGATTCGGCAACGCCTTGAAACCGCCTACTACGACCATCGCGCGGCCCTCAGTCAGATCATTGCGTCGAACGCCTCGTTCCGGGCAGCGCGGGAGGCCTACCGCGATAGTCGCGCCCGTTTTGAGTTTGGCCTGGCGGATTACACCGACCTGGCGGACACGATTCGATCGCTGACGACGGCGATGGAGCAGCAGGCCGAAGCGATGACCTTGGCGAATGTCAGCTATGCCCAGCTGCTGCGGGAGTTGTTGCCGATTCCCACCACACTCGATGCACCGGTGAGCTTGCCCATCACTTTGTCGGCGGCGCAGGATTGATCAAGGTGTTCACCGTCGCGTGGGAGGTCGCTCCCGCACGCAAGGGATGACGACTGTTTTGCTCCATCAGGATTCGCACCGGGAAGCGTTGCGGCACCTTCACCCAGTTCCCTGTGGCGTTTTGGGGCGGCAGCAGGGAGTAGTAGGCACCACTCCCTGAGCTGATGTTGATGACCTTGCCTTTGAAGGTCACACCGGGGTACATGTCGAGCCGGACCTTGGCGGGCATCCCATCACGGATGCGGTGGATCTGGGTCTCCAGATAGTTGGCGTCCACCCACCAGTGGTTGTTGTCGACGAGGGTGAACATCGCCTGGCCAGGTTTCACATATTGACCAACACGAATGGAGAAGTTGTTGCTGACATACCCGTCCATCGGTGCGTAGTAGCGGGTGTAGTTCAAGTTGACCTTGGCGTTGCCCAGCGCCGCTTTGAGCGCACGGATGTTGGCCTCCTGCTCGCCGATCTGTTTCTCCAGTCGGCTGATGTCGAGGTTGGCCCCTTTCACCCTGGCGCGCGCTTCGAGTTTCGCGGCTTGAAATTCCTGCTCCTTCTCGAGCGAGACCACCTGTTGCTGCTGGAGGTAGGCGTAGCGCTGTTGGTTCAGGTCGATCAGCCATTGACGGGCCTCTTGATCCTTCAAGGCCTGCTTGGCCTGCAGGCGCTGTTGCTCAAGGGCTTCTTTCTGGGCGATGGCCGCATCGAGTTGATGCTGTTGCTGATCGACACTCAGTTGAAAGGGAAGCGGGACGATCTCATAGAGCAGCTGCCCCTCTTTCACGAAGGCATTGGGCTCGGTATTGACGGTCTTGATGTAGCCCTCGACATACGGTGAGACGGTCACCGTGTAGGCGTGGACGTAGGCGTCGTCGGTGTAGGGAAAGAAGTGGCCGTGGATGAAGTACGTGGCGAGGCTGGTGGCGACCAGTCCGATGGCTCCACCGGCGATTAGGCGGGTGCGCTGTTTCTTGCGGGCGGCCTCTTCAGGGCTGAGGGCCTTGGTCTCCCCTGCGGGTTGTGCCGCTGATGCGCTCACGCCCGGCTCGCCTGACTATTGCCGGAGGCTAGGGCTGTTCTTTCGTTTTGGCTGGTGCCGTGCGGTGAAGCTGGGGCAGCACGCAGAGCACCAGCAGGACGAGCCCCACCAGGGTGGCGATGTTGATGAAGTTGACCACTTCGGCCTGTTGGGCGATGGCTTTGTTGAGCAGCTCAAGGGAGCCTTGGGACCAGAGGTTGCCGCTGATGCCCATGGGATGCCCGCTCAAGGGTTCTTGGAAGGTCTCCAGCCCCCAGTTGGACCCGTAGCTCTGCTCACGAAACCGTTCCCAGCTGCCCTGCGTGCTCACGGTTCGGATAGCGGAACTCACTCCCCCAGAGAGGGCCTTGGAGATGTTCGTGCAGAAGAACAGCACGGAGCTGGCGCTGGTCATCAGTTCCGCCGGCATCGTCGAGAACGACATCTGAATCTCGAGGCAATTGATCAGGGCGAAGCAGACCCCCACCAGGATCAATTGCAGGGTGACGTTGCTGTTGCTCTGCTGGGCTGAGGTGTAAGCCATCCAGAGCGCGGTCAAGGCAAAGGTGAAGATCGCCGCAGAACAGAGTTTCTTTTTGGCGGGGATGGTGGCGGCGATGAGATGGGGGCTGGCCCCCGGCGTGACCATCAGGCCCGTCAGGATCGCCGCTGCGACAAAGGGAAGAAAGGACCAGGCGTAGTTCTCAATGGTGTTGTTGACCACCACCATCAAGAAGCGCGGGACGATCGCAAAGATCATGAACAGAAAGAACATCACGGAGCTCAGGTTCACCGCGCTCACGCAGTAATTGACGTCCTGAAAAATCTTGAGGTTGATCAGTTTGGGGACGGTGGCCACACGCCAGCCAAAGAGCCCAAGCAACAGCAGTGAGCTCCAAAGCATCACCACATAGATCCCGCTGCTGAACCACTCCCGTTGGTTCCCGACCACCAGCGAGAGGCTCAGGAGTCCGAAGCCACCGGCCATCAGCCCATAGCCCAGCCAGTCGATCTCGGCTTTCGGGTCACCCGGGGTCGCGGGCATTAATCGCAGGATAACGGCGACTGCTGCCAGGGCCGCTAGGCCCAGGCCGGCGTAGAGCGTCCGCCAACTGAGGTACCAGGTGACGAAGGCGGAGAGGGGAATGCCGATGGTGGAGCCCGTGACCAAGGCCAGGGCCACCAATCCCTTGCCCATCGGCGTGTACTTCTCCCCCAGCTGACCGCCCAGGTAGCCCCCCGCTGCCGCCGGGATCACCCCGGCTCCGAGTCCCTGCAGCACGCGCATCGCGATGAACAGCTGCGGATCGGTCGCAACGGAGCTGAGCAGGCAGGCGATGCCGAAGACCCCTGGACCCACCGTGGCGATGGCCTTGGCCCCGACCCGCTCTTTCAGGCTGCCCAACAGGGGCATGATCAGGGCGGCTGGCACCAGGAAGGCCACCTGAAACCACACCTCCAGATAGGGCGTCCCACCCACATCGCCGCTGACATATTCATGGGCGGGCACACCGATGGAGTCGGTGGAGAAAAACACCAGCTCCAGCGCCAGAAAGCAGATCGCCACCACCCCGCGATTGGTGACCCAGAGGCTGCTGGGTGGACTGCTCAAGGGGGACGATCGGTGCTCGCCCAGTGTTGCCACGCCAGCCGGGGCCTGCACGACCGAGAATGGACTCAATGCCAACGGATGCCATGGCCGTCTCCCATCGCCTTGGCCATGTCGCCCTGCGGGTGCAGGACATGGAGCGGGCCAAGCGTTTCTATCTCGATTTGGGCTTGCGGCTGACCTGGGAAGCCGCGGACTGGTGCTATGTCCAGTGGCCTACTGGTGAAGGCATTGCTCTTCTCAGCCCTGACTACAAGGCGGCAGGCCCCCACTTCGCCTTTCACGTCCAGAACCGCGCTGAAGTGGATCAGGTGCGGGAGCAGCTGCTTGCCAAGGGGCACTCCTGCGGTCCGGTGCATGACCACCGCGACGGCACGGCCTCCTTCTACATGCAGGATCCAGAAGGGAACTGGTTGGAGATGCTCTATGAGCCCGCCGGCGGGCTGCCCTCCAATATCGGAGCCGAGCCGATACCTCTGACCTACTCGTGACGGCTGAGCTGCACGCGCCCATCCAACAGGAGGCCCTGGAGCTACTGGAGTGGCCGCGGCTGGCCCACCACGTCTCCAGCTTCGCCAGCACCGCCGCCGGTCGCGTCGTGGCGGCGCGGCTGCCCCTGGCTTCGACCCGCCAGCAGAGCGTGGGCTGGCTGGCGGAGACGACCGAGCTGCTGGCGCTGGATGGCCTGATCGAAGGGGGGCTGAGCTTTCAGGGGGCTGCTGATCTGGATCACACCCTTCAGCTCTGTGCCAAAGGTGGCGTAGCCAGCGGTGATGACCTCTTGGCCGTGGCGACCACCTTGGCTGCGGCTCGGCGTCTGCGCCGGCAGATCGACGATCCCGAGCTGCGGCCGGTGACGACTGCCCTGGTGGAGCCTCTACGCACCCTGCCTGAGCTGGAGCAGCGCCTGCGCTTTTGCATTGAGGACGGGGGGCGTGTGGCGGATCGCGCCAGCCCTCCCCTCTCAGGCCTGCGTCGTCAGCTCGCCTCCGTGCGGATGGAGCGCCGTGATCGTCTGAATGAGCTGATTCGTCGTTACGCCGCGCTCCTTCAAGACACGGTGGTCGCCGAGCGCAATGGCCGGCCGGTCTTGGCGGTGAAGGCGGGCGCCGGCAGTCAGTTGCCGGGCCTGGTTCACGACAGCTCCGCCTCCGGCAACACCGTTTTTATCGAGCCCCAGGCGGTGATCCCCCTGGGCAACCGGATCCGGCAGCTGGAAGGCGAGGAGCGCGAGGCGGAGCGGGCGGTGCTCCAGGAGCTCAGCGCCCTGGTGGGAGAAGAGCAGCCGGCGCTCGAGCACCTGCAGCAGGTCCTGATTCAGCTGGATCTCGCCCTGGCTCGCGCCCGATACAGCGCTTGGCTGGGGGCTGTACGCCCCGAGCTGGAGGCCGATCCCCTGGCGCCGCTTCAGCTGGAGGGGCTGCGGCATCCGCTCTTGCTCTGGCAAGAACGTCGCCAGGGAGGCCGAACGGTCGTTCCCGTGAGCGTCCGCGTGGAGAGCAGCCTGCGGGTGGTGGCGATCACCGGCCCGAACACCGGCGGCAAAACGGTGACCCTTAAAAGCGTCGGCCTGGCGGTCCTCATGGCCCGGGCGGGCTTGTTTGTTCCCTGCAAAGGGTCGCCGCGTTTGCCCTGGTGTCAGCAGGTCCTCGCGGACATTGGCGATGAGCAGTCCCTCCAGCAGAACCTCTCGACCTTCAGTGGCCATGTGCGCCGGATTGCTCGGATCCTGGAGGCCCTGCCTGCCGCCGGTAGCGATCTGGCGACCCAGGCCGGAGCTCAATTGGTGCTTCTCGATGAGGTGGGTGCCGGCACCGATCCCACCGAGGGGACGGCGCTGGCCATCGCCCTGCTGAAGCAGTTGGCGGATCGGGCTCGTTTGACCATTGCCACGACCCACTTCGGGGAGCTGAAAGCCCTGAAGTACGACGACCCGCGCTTTGAGAATGCCTCCGTCGCCTTCGACGTCGAGAGCCTCTCGCCGACCTATCACCTGCAGTGGGGCATCCCTGGCCGCAGTAATGCCCTGGCCATCGCCACCCGACTGGGTTTGGACGGCGCGGTCCTTGATGCGGCCCAAGCCCTGCTGGCTCCCCGGGGAGAAGGGGAACTCAATCAAGTGATTGCGGGGCTGGAGAGCCAACGTCAACGGCAACAGGAGGCGGCCGAAGAAGCGGCTGCTCTGCTGGCGAGAACCGAGCTCTTGCATGAGGAGCTCCTCATGCGCTGGCAGCAGCAGAAGGAGCAGAGCGCTGAGCTGCAGGAGCAGCGCCGCGAGCAATTGGAGCGCTCGATCCGTGATGGCCAAAAGGAGGTGCGCCGCATCATTCGACGTCTCCGCCATGGCCGTGGCACAGGCAGCAGTGAACTGGGTGAATCAGCTCGCCGGGCAGGGCAGCAGCTGAAGCAGCTGGAGCAACAGCATCGCCCCCTGCCGGAGCGCCGTGACCACAAGGGTTGGCTCCCTAAGGTTGGCGATCGCGTGCGGGTCCTCTCCCTCGGCAAGGCAGGTGAGGTCCTCTCCCTCAGTGAAGACGGCCGGGAGCTCAGTGTCCGCTGCGGGGTGATGCGCCTGAACCTG encodes:
- a CDS encoding TolC family protein; its protein translation is MGLRGLRHLLLVVAVGFPVGVVAREKEIPPALLPLVKSFEAYARDLDRLDGVLKVASPETPAAEPTAELLERLRPPSPGDLPARTEAVAVAQRLRLDLQQVIAVAVQNDPVLQQQVAEVQEQQGWLKSVRGRLYPILGLNLGGSYTQQKVGNVAWQGNESLYGVDSAFYVPTGGWERAQTNVGEGFALLRLDYELLSFERNAALAEVKAELDASEQRYGNRLRQLQLNVSEAYYQLQLADQLRRIRQVVVDNDTVIYDQVVAMKIAGLVPRVDLLRAEAMLQQSRFRLEQADALRLSQQRRLSNLVNAPFQITLEASEAVRLQPPWPLDLQQTIVRGFQDNPQLEALQSARTALLRQADRRAAELLPRLGLFATGGYLAAQTTAPLVDLQGCCKGPAYIPGLNGESGEWAAGVMLNWRLFDAGITSGAVAASRAAAERTLQAEATERNAIRQRLETAYYDHRAALSQIIASNASFRAAREAYRDSRARFEFGLADYTDLADTIRSLTTAMEQQAEAMTLANVSYAQLLRELLPIPTTLDAPVSLPITLSAAQD
- a CDS encoding HlyD family secretion protein, coding for MSASAAQPAGETKALSPEEAARKKQRTRLIAGGAIGLVATSLATYFIHGHFFPYTDDAYVHAYTVTVSPYVEGYIKTVNTEPNAFVKEGQLLYEIVPLPFQLSVDQQQHQLDAAIAQKEALEQQRLQAKQALKDQEARQWLIDLNQQRYAYLQQQQVVSLEKEQEFQAAKLEARARVKGANLDISRLEKQIGEQEANIRALKAALGNAKVNLNYTRYYAPMDGYVSNNFSIRVGQYVKPGQAMFTLVDNNHWWVDANYLETQIHRIRDGMPAKVRLDMYPGVTFKGKVINISSGSGAYYSLLPPQNATGNWVKVPQRFPVRILMEQNSRHPLRAGATSHATVNTLINPAPPTK
- a CDS encoding MFS transporter — its product is MSSPPSSLWVTNRGVVAICFLALELVFFSTDSIGVPAHEYVSGDVGGTPYLEVWFQVAFLVPAALIMPLLGSLKERVGAKAIATVGPGVFGIACLLSSVATDPQLFIAMRVLQGLGAGVIPAAAGGYLGGQLGEKYTPMGKGLVALALVTGSTIGIPLSAFVTWYLSWRTLYAGLGLAALAAVAVILRLMPATPGDPKAEIDWLGYGLMAGGFGLLSLSLVVGNQREWFSSGIYVVMLWSSLLLLGLFGWRVATVPKLINLKIFQDVNYCVSAVNLSSVMFFLFMIFAIVPRFLMVVVNNTIENYAWSFLPFVAAAILTGLMVTPGASPHLIAATIPAKKKLCSAAIFTFALTALWMAYTSAQQSNSNVTLQLILVGVCFALINCLEIQMSFSTMPAELMTSASSVLFFCTNISKALSGGVSSAIRTVSTQGSWERFREQSYGSNWGLETFQEPLSGHPMGISGNLWSQGSLELLNKAIAQQAEVVNFINIATLVGLVLLVLCVLPQLHRTAPAKTKEQP
- a CDS encoding VOC family protein, whose amino-acid sequence is MAVSHRLGHVALRVQDMERAKRFYLDLGLRLTWEAADWCYVQWPTGEGIALLSPDYKAAGPHFAFHVQNRAEVDQVREQLLAKGHSCGPVHDHRDGTASFYMQDPEGNWLEMLYEPAGGLPSNIGAEPIPLTYS
- a CDS encoding endonuclease MutS2, which gives rise to MTAELHAPIQQEALELLEWPRLAHHVSSFASTAAGRVVAARLPLASTRQQSVGWLAETTELLALDGLIEGGLSFQGAADLDHTLQLCAKGGVASGDDLLAVATTLAAARRLRRQIDDPELRPVTTALVEPLRTLPELEQRLRFCIEDGGRVADRASPPLSGLRRQLASVRMERRDRLNELIRRYAALLQDTVVAERNGRPVLAVKAGAGSQLPGLVHDSSASGNTVFIEPQAVIPLGNRIRQLEGEEREAERAVLQELSALVGEEQPALEHLQQVLIQLDLALARARYSAWLGAVRPELEADPLAPLQLEGLRHPLLLWQERRQGGRTVVPVSVRVESSLRVVAITGPNTGGKTVTLKSVGLAVLMARAGLFVPCKGSPRLPWCQQVLADIGDEQSLQQNLSTFSGHVRRIARILEALPAAGSDLATQAGAQLVLLDEVGAGTDPTEGTALAIALLKQLADRARLTIATTHFGELKALKYDDPRFENASVAFDVESLSPTYHLQWGIPGRSNALAIATRLGLDGAVLDAAQALLAPRGEGELNQVIAGLESQRQRQQEAAEEAAALLARTELLHEELLMRWQQQKEQSAELQEQRREQLERSIRDGQKEVRRIIRRLRHGRGTGSSELGESARRAGQQLKQLEQQHRPLPERRDHKGWLPKVGDRVRVLSLGKAGEVLSLSEDGRELSVRCGVMRLNLELSAIEGLQGEKPEPPQAQVSIRSRRNPASRGPEVRTERNTIDVRGMRVHEAESAVEEHLRGANGPVWVIHGIGTGKLKRGLREWLSSVPYVERVTDAAQGDGGQGCSVIWVK